A single Lolium perenne isolate Kyuss_39 chromosome 6, Kyuss_2.0, whole genome shotgun sequence DNA region contains:
- the LOC127309902 gene encoding uncharacterized protein: protein MEQDDPQVARLANDELADVLRRLAPRWLAASRCVCKAWQTVIDDRRLLRADLLPLSLSGIFVHLEGHRFAELFSRPSSSAGPAISGNFLDFIPSTLTPSSTPWVEDSTNDYSISDHCNGLLLLQNYVVNPATRRWAPLPPRPSDDADFVEEFIVFDPTVSLHYEVFMVPFVVRVRPRDDDGSEWPPPVWFMHCFSSKTGRWEEKPFVRQGEAAGIIADMEVNMAHDYAAYWRGALYVHWQDHFLLRKVGVRKAYSCLGV from the exons ATGGAGCAAGACGACCCGCAGGTGGCGCGGCTCGCaaacgacgagctcgccgacgtaCTCCGCCGTCTCGCGCCACGCTGGCTCGCCGCATCACGCTGCGTCTGCAAGGCCTGGCAGACCGTCATCGACGACCGCCGTCTCCTACGCGCCGACCTGCTCCCGCTCTCGCTGAGCGGCATCTTCGTCCACCTCGAAGGGCACAGGTTCGCAGAGCTCTTCTcccgcccctcctcctccgcgGGCCCTGCCATCAGCGGCAACTTCCTCGACTTCATTCCCTCCACCCTCACACCAAGCTCGACACCATGGGTCGAGGACAGTACCAACGACTACAGTATTAGCGATCACTGCAATGGGCTCCTCCTGCTCCAGAACTATGTGGTGAACCCTGCCACGCGACGCTGGGCTCCTCTGCCCCCGCGCCCGTCCGACGACGCGGATTTCGTCGAGGAGTTTATCGTCTTTGATCCCACGGTATCACTCCACTATGAGGTTTTCATGGTCCCTTTTGTGGTTCGCGTACGTCCGAGAGATGACGACGGATCTGAATGGCCACCGCCAGTATGGTTCATGCATTGTTTCTCCTCAAAGACGGGCAGGTGGGAGGAGAAACCTTTCGTTCGACAAGGGGAAGCAGCAGGGATCATTGCCGATATGGAAGTGAACATGGCGCATGACTACGCCGCCTACTGGCGCGGTGCACTCTACGTGCATTGGCAGGATCATTTTCTACTAAG gaaagtTGGAGTGAGAAaggcatactcctgcctaggcgtataa
- the LOC127305611 gene encoding RING-H2 finger protein ATL13-like, whose amino-acid sequence MSSSSSAEASPGSVLQNKISPSILFIVAVLAIVFFVCGLLHLLARHLLRLRRRRLAAREDAESVTAFQGQLQQLFHLHDAGVDQAFIDALPVFLYHSVLGGGKDPFDCAVCLCEFEADDQLRLLPKCSHAFHLECIDTWLLSHSTCPLCRRSLLAPGELSPTCSPVVMVLESESSRDMGESATHAAADGEPSSVAVRVPGAEEVVEVKLGKFMCVEGNANAAAAVAADGAGTSSDANAELGQRRCHSMGSYEYVVEEQAALRVAIKPPPKKKPPAFSRARRGGGAMSECGFGASKRLGEGSLRLPSFATTPAQKQQQQRPPDGMAAAKLAKDSFSVSKTWMVPPSSKKSDANASASSERRTVSFRWPVRSSKEDEGGVERKSGSEADWADDVEAGSCGGNSVVSSLAEERPSFARRTLLWVVGGRQQSNRVGSCAPDDQDQHLDSTKPQ is encoded by the coding sequence ATGAGCAGCTCGTCGTCGGCGGAGGCGTCGCCGGGGTCGGTGCTGCAGAACAAGATAAGCCCGAGCATCCTGTTCATCGTGGCGGTGCTGGCGATCGTCTTCTTCGTGTGCGGGCTGCTGCACCTGCTGGCGCGGCACCTGCTGCGGCTGCGGCGGCGCCGGCTCGCGGCGCGGGAGGACGCGGAGAGCGTGACGGCGTTCCAGGGCCAGCTGCAGCAGCTCTTCCACCTGCACGACGCCGGCGTCGACCAGGCCTTCATCGACGCGCTCCCGGTGTTCCTCTACCACAGCGTCCTGGGCGGCGGCAAGGACCCGTTCGACTGCGCCGTGTGCCTGTGCGAGTTCGAGGCCGACGACCAGCTCCGGCTTCTGCCCAAGTGCAGCCACGCGTTCCACCTCGAGTGCATCGACACGTGGCTGCTGTCGCACTCCACCTGCCCGCTCTGCCGCAGGAGCCTCCTCGCCCCCGGCGAGCTCTCGCCCACGTGCAGCCCCGTCGTCATGGTGCTCGAGTCCGAGAGCTCCCGCGACATGGGTGAGTCCGCGACGCACGCCGCGGCGGATGGCGAGCCGAGCAGCGTGGCCGTCCGCGTCCCGGGAGcagaggaggtggtggaggtgaAGCTGGGCAAGTTCATGTGCGTGGAAGGCAACGCGAACGCCGCCGCCGCGGTTGCCGCTGACGGAGCAGGCACCAGCAGCGATGCCAATGCGGAGCTCGGGCAGAGGAGGTGCCATTCCATGGGGTCCTACGAGTACGTCGTGGAGGAGCAGGCCGCGCTCCGCGTGGCCATCAAGCCGCCGCCCAAGAAGAAGCCACCCGCGTTCTCTAGGGCGCGGCGCGGTGGCGGCGCCATGTCAGAGTGCGGGTTCGGCGCCTCCAAGCGCCTCGGGGAGGGCTCGCTCCGGTTACCATCATTCGCCACGACGCCGGCgcagaagcagcagcagcagcgtccTCCGGACGGAATGGCCGCGGCGAAGCTCGCCAAGGACAGCTTCTCCGTGTCCAAGACCTGGATGGTGCCGCCGTCCTCCAAGAAAAGCGACGCCAACGCTTCGGCATCGTCCGAGCGGCGCACGGTGTCGTTCCGGTGGCCGGTGAGGAGCAGCAAGGAGGACGAAGGAGGAGTTGAGCGGAAGAGCGGGAGCGAGGCGGACTGGGCCGACGACGTGGAGGCCGGGAGCTGCGGCGGCAACAGCGTCGTGTCGTCGCTCGCCGAGGAGCGGCCGTCGTTCGCGCGGCGCACCCTGCTCTGGGTCGTCGGCGGCCGGCAGCAGAGCAACAGAGTCGGAAGCTGCGCGCCTGATGATCAGGATCAGCACCTCGACTCGACCAAACCCCAATGA